A window of Apium graveolens cultivar Ventura chromosome 8, ASM990537v1, whole genome shotgun sequence contains these coding sequences:
- the LOC141677021 gene encoding uncharacterized protein LOC141677021 codes for MNVLLLAHHADDQAELFILRLSRNSGVLGLAGMAFTSQVFNTNLNSSVGGANNMVRQFLEFTKDDMYKICQGGNK; via the exons ATGAACGTGTTACTACTTGCACATCATGCAGATGATCAG GCAGAGTTGTTTATTCTCAGGCTATCTCGTAATAGTGGTGTCCTTGGACTTGCTGGAATGGCATTTACGTCCCAAGTGTTCAACACAAATTTGAATTCCAGTGTTGGAGGCGCAAATAACATGGTTAGACAATTTCTGGAGTTTACGAAAGATGACATGTACAAG ATTTGCCAAGGGGGTAATAAGTAA